Part of the ANME-2 cluster archaeon genome is shown below.
TCATTGGCGGTATCTTCACTGCTGGCTTTATGGGACTGGGTGAAGCTCTAGAACATAATTTCGATACTCTCTGGCACGAATTTTTCCATTATCTCGTATTGCTCGGGGGATTGGTTGCCATGTTCTTCCTGTATATCGGGACCCAGGAATACCGGATGCAATATCGGCAAGGTGGAACACCAACATCATCCAAAGTCATTCTGGGTATAATAATAATTCTACCCATGGTTGCCTTTGCAATAGCTTTGAATGCTATCGAACCCTACGATGCCAGAGTTGAACTGCCCTTCATTTACCTGACCGCAACTCCAACCCTTTTCCTATCGGCTTTAACCATGCTTGAATCGTATCGGCAGAAAGAGGAAAATAAGGTCTTAATGGGCTTTCTGGCAATGCTCGCAGGTACTGTAACCGGTCTTACCGTCATTATCTTCCTGGCCAGGATAGGCGATATTGGAAACCATGCCTTTATTTTTATACTGGGGCAATCCCTACAGGTTGTCTACATGTCAGCAACGGCAATGCTGATACTCGTATTTACTTTTACTATGTGGGCACTGGCAGATTCTAAATAGGTAAAGAAAGAATAGAATAGCTATTCATTTTACTGTCAAGTCCATTTTAAATTACTTGGCAGGCTTACCTACAAATTTTACCAATAATAGACTTATTTCAAAAAATAGTATCAATGGCGCAGCAATGATGACCTGGCTGATGACGTCTGGAGGTGTTATCATTGCAGATATTACCAAGAGGCCAATATAAGTGTGATATCTATACATCACAAGTGTGCTCCGTTCCACCAGCCCATTACGTACCAAGATTATAATCGCTAATGGAAATTCAAATACCAGTCCGAATATGACTGTGGTAAATAACACAAAAGAGATGAATTGTGAAACAGAGTACGTGGCCATCACACCGGCTGAGGCCGCATTCTGGAACAGGTAATTGAGAAAAAAGGGGAGCATCAGGAAATATGCATAGCCTGCACCCAACATGAAAAGGATAAAGGCAATCATTCCAGCAAACAAAATTGAGAACCACGACCTTTTAACTTCGAACCGTCCTTTTAACGCTGAATAAATGTAATATGATACCAGCGGGAGTGTGAGCAGTGCACCTGCAATGAGTGCTACTTTGACTTTCAAG
Proteins encoded:
- a CDS encoding twin-arginine translocase subunit TatC, with the protein product MDYENISITLVMLKKKLILFVLVLVCGFIISFPFTGGFIKNIIDNILPEGARVIYLSPPEVMLLKVKVALIAGALLTLPLVSYYIYSALKGRFEVKRSWFSILFAGMIAFILFMLGAGYAYFLMLPFFLNYLFQNAASAGVMATYSVSQFISFVLFTTVIFGLVFEFPLAIIILVRNGLVERSTLVMYRYHTYIGLLVISAMITPPDVISQVIIAAPLILFFEISLLLVKFVGKPAK